In Halobaculum rubrum, the following are encoded in one genomic region:
- a CDS encoding CRTAC1 family protein yields the protein MFADRSDAIADDAPHRGYGVALTPGVSGPCAFVTGYGPGNRLLAWRDGALRDVATPAVADEGRHAIGVVAADLDADGAEEIYVHNTESYRGKTRDTDLLLDPVDVLPDHEDIRWRDLFGLSINADRGNFRAGRSVAALDRYGTGRYGVFVACYGVPSRFYELGDDGELSDMSEAVGLDLDAGARSLYAGPLVSDRMDLFVGVERGPNRLFRNASGHFEEVAGVVGLDAPGTNARGVTMADGDFAVGGWETPSRLFARRPPATGDAHPDGGPPPERFADVTPSAFAAPTRVRTLVAADFDNDGREELFCNALGAPNRLFRKEREGWTALDPGDAAEPRGLGTGAAVADFDGDGALELLVVHGELAAQPLSLYAVDGAAENDWLRVRPTTQYGAPARGAAVTVETASRTRTKVVCAGSGYLCQMEPVAHFGLGDETPERVTVRWPDGREATLESPTPRAEHDLAHPMAPRF from the coding sequence GTGTTCGCGGATCGGTCCGACGCCATCGCCGACGACGCGCCCCATCGCGGCTACGGGGTCGCGCTCACGCCGGGCGTGAGCGGGCCGTGCGCGTTCGTCACCGGCTACGGACCCGGGAACCGCCTGCTCGCGTGGCGCGACGGCGCCCTCCGCGACGTGGCGACCCCGGCCGTCGCCGACGAGGGCCGTCACGCGATCGGCGTCGTCGCCGCCGACCTCGACGCCGACGGCGCCGAGGAGATCTACGTCCACAACACGGAGTCCTATCGGGGGAAGACACGGGATACCGACCTCCTGCTCGACCCCGTCGACGTGCTCCCGGATCACGAGGACATACGGTGGCGCGACCTGTTCGGCCTGTCGATCAACGCCGACCGCGGCAACTTCCGCGCGGGCCGCTCGGTCGCCGCGCTCGACCGCTACGGCACCGGCCGCTACGGCGTCTTCGTCGCCTGCTACGGCGTCCCGTCCCGGTTCTACGAACTCGGCGACGACGGCGAACTCTCGGACATGTCGGAGGCGGTCGGCCTCGACCTCGACGCCGGCGCCCGATCGCTGTACGCCGGTCCGCTCGTGAGCGATCGGATGGATCTGTTCGTCGGCGTCGAACGGGGACCGAATCGACTGTTCCGAAACGCGTCGGGTCACTTCGAGGAGGTCGCCGGAGTCGTGGGACTCGACGCGCCCGGGACGAACGCCCGCGGCGTCACGATGGCCGACGGCGACTTCGCGGTCGGCGGCTGGGAGACGCCGAGCCGGCTGTTCGCCCGGAGACCGCCCGCTACCGGCGACGCGCACCCGGACGGCGGACCGCCGCCGGAACGATTCGCCGACGTTACCCCGTCCGCGTTCGCGGCGCCGACGCGGGTCCGGACGCTCGTCGCGGCCGACTTCGACAACGACGGTCGCGAGGAGCTGTTCTGTAACGCGCTGGGCGCCCCGAACCGCCTGTTCCGCAAGGAGCGGGAGGGGTGGACCGCGCTCGACCCCGGCGACGCCGCGGAACCACGCGGGCTGGGAACCGGCGCCGCAGTCGCCGACTTCGACGGCGACGGTGCCCTCGAGCTACTCGTGGTCCACGGCGAACTCGCCGCCCAGCCGCTCTCGCTGTACGCCGTCGACGGCGCCGCCGAGAACGACTGGCTCCGCGTGCGCCCGACCACCCAGTACGGCGCCCCCGCCCGGGGCGCGGCCGTCACCGTCGAGACGGCGTCGCGCACGCGGACGAAGGTCGTGTGCGCCGGCTCGGGCTACCTCTGTCAGATGGAGCCGGTCGCCCACTTCGGCCTCGGCGACGAGACGCCCGAGCGCGTCACCGTCCGCTGGCCGGACGGTCGCGAGGCGACGCTGGAGTCGCCCACTCCGCGGGCCGAACACGACCTCGCTCACCCGATGGCGCCGCGGTTCTGA
- a CDS encoding MFS transporter: protein MTKRLFTTLCGLVFLVNFGRVAFAPLVPEFQRELGLSAAAVGSVTTLVWLGTAAPRIPVGWVLTRVRRERVVLATGVALSAAAALTATADSLYALQIGAFAVGLATGGYFVAAIPLIGALYPERTGRAVGIHGTASQIASVVAPVLVLTVIARLGDWRVVFWALAVGAATSTASLVVVVRRSAGDRPASPEEADRDFRSALSHWRIVLAGMSLVAVAGFAWQGVFNFYVSYLLSEGLTPANANLLLTVAFAAGVPAFWLGGRLADRLPKVPYLLALNAAFLASLVALTYAGSLAAFAVVSALIGYAAHALFPAVDTYMLSTLPAPDRASAYAVFSGAALLFEANGSGVVGALTDAGVGFDRVFRLFAVAVAAVLVLTALLYVLGRFPTPIGSDRTASE from the coding sequence GTGACGAAGCGCCTCTTCACCACCCTCTGTGGGCTGGTCTTCCTCGTCAACTTCGGGCGGGTCGCGTTCGCCCCGCTTGTCCCGGAGTTCCAGCGGGAGCTCGGGCTCTCGGCGGCCGCGGTCGGCTCGGTCACGACACTCGTGTGGCTCGGCACCGCCGCGCCGCGGATCCCGGTCGGCTGGGTGCTCACGCGGGTTCGCCGCGAACGGGTCGTCCTCGCAACCGGCGTCGCGCTGTCGGCCGCGGCGGCGCTCACCGCGACCGCGGACTCGCTGTACGCCCTGCAGATCGGCGCGTTCGCCGTCGGCCTCGCCACCGGCGGCTACTTCGTCGCCGCGATCCCCCTCATCGGCGCGCTGTACCCAGAGCGGACCGGGCGAGCGGTTGGGATTCACGGCACCGCGAGCCAGATCGCGAGCGTCGTCGCGCCGGTGCTCGTTCTCACGGTCATCGCGCGCCTCGGCGACTGGCGCGTCGTGTTCTGGGCGCTGGCCGTCGGCGCCGCGACCTCCACGGCCTCGCTTGTGGTCGTCGTGCGTCGCTCCGCGGGGGACCGGCCGGCGTCGCCCGAGGAGGCCGACCGCGACTTCCGGTCGGCGCTGTCGCATTGGCGGATCGTGCTGGCGGGGATGTCGCTCGTGGCGGTCGCTGGGTTCGCCTGGCAGGGCGTGTTCAACTTCTACGTCAGCTACCTGCTCTCGGAGGGGTTGACGCCCGCGAACGCCAACCTCCTGCTCACCGTCGCGTTCGCCGCGGGCGTCCCGGCGTTCTGGCTCGGCGGGCGCCTCGCCGACCGGCTCCCGAAGGTGCCGTACCTGCTCGCGCTCAACGCCGCGTTCCTCGCGTCGCTGGTGGCGCTCACGTACGCCGGGTCGCTGGCGGCGTTCGCCGTCGTCTCGGCGCTCATCGGCTACGCCGCCCACGCGCTGTTCCCCGCCGTCGACACGTACATGTTGTCGACGCTGCCCGCGCCGGACCGAGCCAGCGCGTACGCCGTCTTCTCGGGCGCGGCGCTGCTGTTCGAAGCCAACGGGTCGGGCGTCGTCGGCGCGCTCACCGACGCCGGCGTCGGGTTCGATCGGGTGTTCCGGCTGTTCGCCGTCGCGGTCGCGGCGGTGCTCGTGCTCACGGCGCTGTTGTACGTTCTCGGCCGGTTCCCCACACCGATCGGTAGCGATCGGACGGCGAGTGAGTGA
- a CDS encoding MFS transporter has protein sequence MSLSLARIVGDDADVLDDRDFRLLLLASLISPMGASVVSPVVESLAGPYGVSATEAALLLSAFTAPGIVLIPLSGVLADRYGRKPVLASGLALFGLAGVALTLTTDFRTALALRLLQGVGYTGIGPILITATGDLFSGARESAAQGVRFTAVGASLTVFPFLAGLLVGFAWQYPFALYAAALPVAAVVWLRFEESADLGNAGGDAEVAGRDADTAGDERGGVRTLLALATRPRVAATLVGRAVPGFLWFGFLTYNSIVVVRLLGGTPGAAGALVAVASISSAVATTQTGRITARFGRTAPTFAALVLAAGGLAGLSLAPSVPVALAAGVPVGAGFSVSLTLYRSAITGLAGDDTRGGLVSLGESIGRLGSTGAPVAMGAAVGFLADAVGYAAAVRTVSVAVAVGVVAVGGVLLLVGDLGADTDGESPTATDD, from the coding sequence GTGTCGCTCTCGCTCGCTCGTATCGTCGGCGACGACGCGGACGTGCTCGACGACCGCGACTTCCGCCTGCTGTTGCTCGCGTCGCTCATTTCGCCGATGGGCGCGTCGGTCGTCTCGCCGGTCGTCGAGTCGCTCGCCGGCCCGTACGGGGTTTCGGCGACGGAGGCCGCGCTGCTCCTCTCGGCGTTCACCGCGCCGGGGATCGTCCTCATCCCCCTCTCGGGTGTGTTGGCCGACCGCTACGGCCGCAAACCCGTGCTCGCGTCGGGGCTGGCACTGTTCGGGCTCGCGGGCGTCGCGCTCACGCTGACGACCGACTTTCGGACCGCGCTCGCGCTTCGACTGCTTCAAGGGGTCGGCTACACCGGGATCGGCCCGATCCTGATCACGGCGACCGGAGACCTGTTCTCGGGTGCCCGCGAGTCGGCCGCGCAGGGCGTCCGCTTCACCGCCGTCGGCGCGTCGCTGACGGTGTTCCCGTTCCTCGCGGGACTGCTCGTCGGGTTCGCGTGGCAGTACCCGTTCGCGCTGTACGCCGCCGCGCTCCCCGTCGCCGCGGTCGTGTGGCTGCGGTTCGAAGAATCCGCGGACCTCGGGAACGCTGGCGGCGACGCGGAGGTGGCCGGCCGCGACGCCGACACCGCAGGCGACGAACGCGGCGGCGTCCGCACGCTGCTCGCGCTGGCGACGCGCCCGCGCGTCGCCGCGACGCTGGTCGGCCGGGCGGTTCCGGGGTTCCTCTGGTTCGGCTTCCTCACGTACAACTCGATCGTGGTCGTCCGCCTGCTCGGCGGGACGCCCGGCGCCGCGGGCGCGCTCGTCGCCGTCGCTTCGATCTCCAGCGCCGTCGCGACGACCCAGACCGGCCGGATAACCGCCCGGTTCGGCCGGACGGCGCCGACGTTCGCCGCGCTCGTGCTCGCCGCCGGCGGGCTCGCGGGGCTCTCGCTCGCGCCGTCGGTCCCGGTCGCGCTCGCCGCGGGCGTCCCCGTCGGCGCGGGCTTTTCGGTGTCGCTGACGCTGTACCGCTCGGCGATCACGGGGCTCGCCGGCGACGACACCCGCGGCGGCCTCGTCAGCCTCGGGGAGTCGATCGGCCGGCTGGGCTCGACCGGCGCGCCGGTCGCGATGGGCGCCGCAGTCGGGTTCCTCGCGGACGCGGTCGGGTACGCCGCCGCCGTCAGGACGGTCTCGGTCGCCGTCGCCGTCGGCGTCGTGGCGGTCGGGGGCGTTCTCCTCCTCGTGGGCGATCTGGGCGCCGACACCGACGGCGAGTCACCGACCGCCACCGACGACTGA
- a CDS encoding alpha/beta hydrolase, translating to MTDAAEDGTRPDRLAGLDPELREVVAETESLGVPPWHALSVESARRIEDELFTSAADLPVDSTLDLAIDGPDGDDLPLRVYRPAETPAPTLVFLHGGGWCLGTLDSAADLARRLCRRVGAVVVSVDYRLAPEHPFPAAVDDAIRALRWTREHAAEFGGNGVVGVAGSSAGGNLAAAASLATPDGEAPAVQTLLYPIADRDFGTDSYEANADGPLLTRADMRRFWREYLRSDVDAANPYAAPLRADEATLADGAPAVVVTGERDPLRDDGAAYVSRLVDAGVDAEHLDYEGMCHGFLSFADEVAAADAAFDDLAAATRERLAAAGGEE from the coding sequence ATGACCGACGCCGCCGAGGACGGCACCCGCCCGGATCGACTCGCCGGCCTCGACCCCGAACTCCGCGAGGTCGTCGCCGAGACCGAGTCGCTCGGGGTCCCGCCGTGGCACGCCCTCTCCGTGGAGAGCGCCCGGCGCATCGAGGACGAGCTGTTCACCTCGGCCGCCGATCTCCCGGTCGACTCAACCCTCGACCTCGCCATCGACGGCCCCGACGGCGACGACCTCCCGCTTCGTGTGTACCGCCCCGCCGAGACGCCGGCGCCGACGCTCGTCTTCCTCCACGGCGGCGGCTGGTGTCTCGGCACGCTCGACTCCGCGGCCGACCTCGCGCGGCGGCTGTGCCGCCGGGTCGGCGCCGTCGTCGTCTCCGTCGACTACCGACTCGCGCCCGAACACCCGTTCCCCGCCGCCGTCGACGACGCGATCCGCGCCCTCCGGTGGACCCGCGAACACGCCGCCGAGTTCGGCGGAAACGGCGTCGTCGGCGTCGCAGGGTCCTCGGCCGGCGGGAACCTCGCGGCCGCCGCGTCGCTGGCGACTCCCGACGGGGAGGCACCCGCGGTCCAGACACTGTTGTACCCGATCGCCGACCGCGACTTCGGGACCGACTCCTACGAGGCGAACGCGGACGGCCCGCTCCTGACACGCGCGGACATGCGTCGCTTCTGGCGCGAGTACCTCCGCTCGGACGTGGACGCCGCTAACCCGTACGCAGCGCCGCTGCGGGCGGACGAGGCGACGCTCGCCGACGGCGCCCCCGCGGTCGTCGTCACCGGCGAGCGCGACCCGTTGCGCGACGACGGCGCCGCCTACGTCTCCCGGCTCGTTGACGCCGGGGTCGACGCCGAGCACCTGGACTACGAGGGGATGTGCCACGGCTTCCTCTCGTTCGCCGACGAGGTCGCCGCCGCCGACGCGGCGTTCGACGACCTCGCGGCGGCGACACGGGAGCGACTGGCGGCCGCCGGGGGCGAGGAATAA
- a CDS encoding glycosyltransferase has protein sequence MQTVAAFTDTYLPTVNGVTYTLESWREEWRARGGRMDVVFPDAPGHDPTNGEHTTRSVGFPFYDGFRMGLPGIPDAVRDADVVHAHTPFALGLSGWYLARRIDAPLVASYHTPTAEYADYLAAGPAAAVVEGAARRYERRYMNAAAAVVVPSEPAGDHLRDIGVHTRVEEVPNGVDTEFFAPPDAETLAAFRDEYDLPDPSDGPLLGYTGRHGFEKELTEVPPAVAAADAEATIVFGGDGPARDAVEAACDEAGVDARFLGFLPREDLPALYAGLDAFVFPSPVETQGLVALEANACGTPVVGVDAGALADTVVDGETGYHYPHGDTAAFADAIDRTLAEREALSEHCLDRRGETSVEHAVDRLADLYDSVTE, from the coding sequence ATGCAGACCGTCGCCGCGTTCACCGACACGTACCTGCCGACGGTGAACGGCGTCACTTACACGCTGGAGTCGTGGCGCGAGGAGTGGCGCGCCCGCGGCGGCCGGATGGACGTGGTGTTCCCCGACGCGCCCGGGCACGACCCCACGAACGGCGAGCACACCACCCGCAGCGTCGGCTTTCCCTTCTACGACGGCTTCCGGATGGGGCTGCCGGGTATCCCCGACGCCGTCCGCGACGCGGACGTCGTCCACGCGCACACGCCCTTCGCGCTGGGTCTCTCGGGGTGGTATCTCGCGCGACGGATCGACGCGCCGCTGGTCGCCTCCTACCACACGCCGACCGCCGAGTACGCGGACTACCTCGCGGCCGGCCCGGCCGCCGCCGTCGTCGAGGGCGCCGCCCGACGCTACGAGCGACGGTACATGAACGCCGCCGCCGCGGTCGTCGTTCCCAGCGAGCCCGCCGGCGATCACCTCCGCGATATCGGCGTCCACACACGCGTCGAGGAGGTTCCCAACGGCGTCGACACCGAGTTCTTCGCGCCGCCGGACGCCGAGACGCTCGCCGCCTTCCGAGACGAGTACGACCTGCCCGACCCGTCGGACGGTCCCCTCCTCGGCTACACCGGCCGTCACGGCTTCGAGAAGGAGCTGACCGAGGTCCCGCCGGCGGTCGCGGCCGCCGACGCCGAGGCGACGATCGTGTTCGGCGGCGACGGCCCCGCCCGTGACGCGGTCGAGGCCGCCTGCGACGAGGCCGGCGTCGACGCGCGCTTCCTCGGCTTTCTCCCCCGCGAGGATCTCCCGGCGCTGTACGCGGGCCTCGACGCCTTCGTGTTCCCCTCGCCCGTCGAGACGCAGGGACTCGTCGCGCTGGAGGCCAACGCCTGCGGGACGCCCGTCGTCGGCGTCGACGCCGGCGCGCTCGCGGACACCGTCGTCGACGGGGAGACCGGCTACCACTACCCCCACGGCGACACTGCGGCCTTCGCCGACGCCATCGACCGCACGCTCGCGGAGCGCGAGGCGCTCTCCGAGCACTGCCTCGACCGTCGCGGGGAAACGAGCGTCGAGCACGCGGTCGACCGGCTGGCGGACCTGTACGACTCGGTGACCGAGTGA
- a CDS encoding S8 family serine peptidase — protein sequence MGRTTALLAVVIVVASAGAGLVGADVTNEAAVVGGSSPPEYGDVGQLFAGVTAGSVSGSSVHAPIDRARVEPSPTESVGADSETDRVRVGVIGSTFGDAADIDGRVVARERVTSSRFGLIVGDHDADGHDAAVASVVGQRAPESSLYLASVGHEPTPEAYARAVDWLLERDVDVIVDAGSYYPRTADGMDRIAGVAERAADAGTVFVSSGGNAARRHWRGTATDPGWLAFDDNGTQGNRLGDGRVSGAVTLRLYWTGGGDYDLYLYRDVADGPDEVVAKSTRESGRAEAIDAVLPRGSYYVAVDVRDPGDGHVDLFAARHRLAHAADNGSAVAPATADGVISVGAVGPDGRLAAYSPSTTDVRAAGTVALPDGTTLEGTSAAAPAVAGVVAEMSAAAGEDGLTPAEAERLLRETAVDGRIDPGSAVAAAGTGNRTGDDASAGDGSWAHRGP from the coding sequence ATGGGTCGAACGACAGCACTCCTCGCGGTCGTCATCGTCGTTGCGAGCGCCGGCGCTGGCCTCGTTGGCGCCGACGTGACCAACGAGGCCGCGGTCGTCGGCGGTAGCTCGCCCCCGGAGTACGGCGACGTCGGCCAACTCTTCGCCGGGGTCACCGCCGGATCCGTATCGGGGTCGTCCGTTCACGCCCCGATAGATCGCGCACGGGTCGAGCCGTCTCCAACCGAATCAGTCGGCGCTGACTCGGAGACGGACAGGGTTCGCGTCGGGGTCATCGGGAGCACCTTCGGCGACGCCGCCGACATCGACGGCCGGGTGGTCGCGCGGGAGCGGGTGACGAGCTCGCGGTTCGGCCTGATCGTGGGCGACCACGACGCGGATGGTCACGACGCCGCCGTCGCGAGCGTCGTCGGACAGCGCGCGCCGGAGTCGTCGCTGTATCTCGCCTCGGTCGGCCACGAACCGACGCCCGAAGCGTACGCCCGCGCGGTGGACTGGCTCCTCGAGCGCGACGTCGACGTGATCGTCGACGCGGGGAGCTACTACCCGCGGACGGCCGACGGGATGGACCGGATCGCGGGCGTCGCCGAGCGCGCGGCCGACGCCGGCACCGTGTTCGTCAGCTCCGGCGGCAACGCCGCGCGGCGGCACTGGCGCGGCACGGCGACCGACCCGGGCTGGCTGGCGTTCGACGACAACGGCACGCAGGGCAACCGCCTCGGGGACGGACGGGTCTCCGGCGCCGTGACGCTGCGGCTGTACTGGACGGGCGGGGGCGACTACGACCTGTATCTGTACCGTGATGTGGCCGACGGTCCCGACGAGGTCGTCGCGAAGTCGACCCGCGAGTCGGGGCGGGCGGAGGCGATCGACGCGGTGCTTCCCCGCGGCTCCTACTACGTCGCGGTCGACGTACGCGACCCCGGCGACGGCCACGTGGACCTGTTCGCCGCGCGCCACCGACTCGCCCACGCCGCAGACAACGGGAGCGCGGTCGCGCCCGCGACCGCCGATGGCGTCATCTCCGTCGGCGCGGTGGGTCCCGACGGCCGTCTCGCGGCGTACTCGCCGTCGACCACGGACGTACGGGCGGCGGGGACGGTCGCGCTCCCGGACGGGACGACTCTCGAAGGGACCTCCGCCGCCGCGCCGGCCGTCGCGGGCGTCGTCGCCGAGATGAGCGCCGCCGCCGGGGAGGACGGCCTCACGCCCGCGGAGGCCGAGCGACTGCTCCGCGAGACGGCCGTCGACGGGCGGATCGACCCCGGATCCGCCGTCGCCGCCGCGGGCACGGGGAACCGTACGGGCGACGACGCGAGCGCGGGCGACGGGTCGTGGGCGCACCGTGGTCCGTGA
- a CDS encoding glycosyltransferase family 4 protein, with translation MRVLDYLELDAQLDRAGIGTAHDQQVEALDRARAAGADVAVVTSPWAGGDPRTALRRAVSGRSLLADVDVIHLNLIGPASVALARYARLTDTPLVLHCHVTSEDFRESFRGSNAVAPALRRYLRWFYSQADLVLTPSEYTKRQLLEYPVDAPIRALSNGIDHDSVAGHEAYREQYRERFDLDGVVAFAVGSVFERKGLTDFCEVAQRTDHDFAWFGTVDSGPQASRTVTRWTDDPPENVTFTGWVDDKPGAFGAGDVFFFPTKEENQGIVVLEAMACGKPCVLRDIPVFREYFEDGHDCLLCDSREEFVEALNRLADDPDLRERLGENARETAAEHSLERVGEELVDTYERLVTAR, from the coding sequence GTGCGCGTCCTCGACTACCTCGAACTCGACGCCCAACTCGACCGCGCGGGCATCGGCACCGCCCACGACCAGCAGGTCGAGGCGCTCGACCGCGCCCGCGCGGCCGGCGCCGACGTGGCGGTCGTCACCTCCCCGTGGGCCGGCGGCGACCCCCGAACAGCCCTTCGCCGGGCCGTCTCGGGTCGCTCACTCCTCGCCGACGTGGACGTGATCCACCTGAACCTCATCGGCCCCGCGAGCGTCGCGCTCGCGCGGTACGCGAGGCTGACGGACACGCCGCTGGTGCTGCACTGTCACGTCACGAGCGAGGACTTCCGCGAGAGCTTCCGCGGGTCGAACGCGGTGGCGCCCGCCCTGCGCCGATACCTCCGGTGGTTCTACTCGCAGGCCGATCTGGTGCTCACCCCCTCCGAGTACACCAAACGGCAGCTGCTGGAGTACCCCGTCGACGCGCCGATCCGCGCGCTGTCGAACGGCATCGACCACGACTCCGTCGCCGGCCACGAGGCGTACCGCGAACAGTACCGCGAGCGCTTCGATCTGGACGGCGTCGTCGCGTTCGCGGTCGGCTCCGTCTTCGAGCGCAAGGGGCTCACCGACTTCTGTGAGGTGGCCCAGCGTACGGACCACGACTTCGCGTGGTTCGGCACCGTCGATTCCGGACCGCAGGCCTCCAGGACCGTGACGCGATGGACGGACGACCCGCCCGAGAACGTCACCTTCACCGGCTGGGTCGACGACAAGCCCGGCGCGTTCGGCGCCGGCGACGTGTTCTTCTTCCCGACGAAAGAGGAGAACCAGGGTATCGTCGTGCTGGAGGCGATGGCCTGCGGGAAGCCGTGCGTCCTCCGGGACATCCCCGTGTTCCGCGAGTACTTCGAGGACGGCCACGACTGCCTGCTGTGTGACTCCCGCGAGGAGTTCGTCGAGGCGCTGAACCGGCTCGCGGACGACCCCGATCTCCGGGAACGACTCGGCGAGAACGCCCGCGAGACGGCCGCGGAACACTCGCTGGAGCGCGTCGGCGAAGAGTTGGTCGACACCTACGAGCGGCTCGTCACGGCGCGGTAG
- a CDS encoding AIR synthase-related protein, which translates to MTDERAPRRGKVDRDAFESAVRPNLGAAREDVRLGPTHGVDFGVVDVADRAVVCATDPISLLPELGYERAGRFALSFALGDVAVSGVPPTHFCPSFALPTDVGDDDFEAFWAAIAAECEALGVAIPTGHTARYPGASLPWVGAATVLGVGDPDDVIRPDGARPGDRLLVTKGPGIETAGLFASLYPDELAERGLDEATIDAAAALLDETSVVRDALAAAEAGRERVGGDGAAASDGVGRTVDADAGVSAMHDATEGGLRGALCETAEAGGVRIDVDSTAVPTNAAAVAACEALDLDPWACTTSGTLLLAVDPTAVDRVVDALESRGTPVGVAGEVREGSGVFVDGERVEPPVEDASWAAYERLSGSD; encoded by the coding sequence GTGACCGACGAGCGCGCGCCGAGACGGGGGAAAGTCGACCGCGACGCCTTCGAGTCGGCGGTGCGGCCGAACCTCGGGGCCGCCCGCGAGGACGTGCGCCTCGGCCCGACCCACGGCGTCGACTTCGGCGTCGTCGACGTGGCCGACCGCGCGGTCGTGTGCGCGACCGACCCGATCTCGCTGCTGCCGGAGTTGGGCTACGAGCGCGCCGGTCGCTTCGCGCTCTCCTTTGCCCTCGGGGACGTGGCCGTCTCCGGCGTCCCACCCACCCACTTCTGTCCCTCCTTCGCCCTCCCAACCGACGTGGGCGACGACGACTTCGAGGCGTTCTGGGCCGCCATCGCCGCCGAGTGCGAGGCGCTCGGCGTCGCGATCCCGACGGGTCACACCGCTCGCTACCCCGGCGCGTCGCTCCCGTGGGTCGGCGCCGCCACGGTGCTGGGCGTCGGCGATCCCGACGACGTGATCCGACCCGACGGCGCCCGCCCGGGCGACCGTCTGCTCGTCACGAAGGGCCCTGGGATCGAGACCGCGGGGCTGTTCGCGTCGCTGTACCCCGACGAACTCGCCGAACGGGGGCTCGACGAGGCGACGATCGACGCCGCGGCCGCCCTGCTCGACGAGACGAGCGTCGTGCGTGACGCGCTCGCGGCCGCGGAGGCCGGGCGCGAGAGGGTCGGCGGTGACGGTGCCGCCGCGAGCGACGGGGTCGGTCGAACGGTCGACGCCGACGCGGGTGTCTCCGCGATGCACGACGCGACCGAGGGTGGCCTCCGAGGGGCGCTGTGTGAGACGGCCGAGGCTGGCGGCGTCCGCATCGACGTGGACTCGACGGCCGTCCCGACGAACGCCGCCGCCGTGGCGGCGTGCGAGGCGCTCGACCTCGACCCGTGGGCGTGTACGACCTCCGGGACGCTCCTGCTGGCCGTCGACCCCACAGCCGTCGACCGCGTCGTGGACGCGTTGGAGTCGAGGGGAACCCCGGTCGGCGTCGCCGGCGAGGTCCGTGAGGGATCGGGCGTGTTCGTCGACGGCGAACGCGTCGAGCCGCCCGTCGAGGACGCGTCGTGGGCGGCCTACGAGCGACTCTCCGGGTCGGACTGA
- a CDS encoding winged helix-turn-helix domain-containing protein encodes MSEPLPSSQDDPDDAEGSNGSDRVPDEQDGERADDPNGANGARADGGTADSGAALPRYPATPEHTTSSASTDTEPSTADDDESVRVCWIDDESADDLIGALAPGTARTILGAVHEEPRTASELADAADTSVQNVRHHVSKLVDAGLVEAADTRYSVKGREMTVYGPADDRVVVAVGGESERSSLLDSLRGLLGAVAVLAGASVLVQSVFGPAVATLSGPETVPRIGDAVGATGGETLGTLSPGVAFLAGGLLVLATLVAADRVRAR; translated from the coding sequence ATGTCAGAGCCGCTCCCGTCGAGCCAGGACGATCCCGACGACGCCGAGGGATCGAACGGGAGCGACCGCGTTCCGGACGAGCAGGACGGGGAACGGGCGGACGACCCGAACGGGGCGAACGGCGCACGGGCGGACGGGGGAACCGCCGACTCCGGCGCCGCGTTGCCGAGGTATCCCGCCACGCCGGAGCACACGACGTCCTCCGCGTCGACCGACACCGAACCGTCGACGGCGGACGACGACGAGAGCGTCCGAGTCTGTTGGATAGACGACGAGAGCGCGGACGACCTCATCGGCGCCCTCGCCCCGGGGACGGCCAGGACGATACTCGGGGCGGTTCACGAGGAACCGCGGACGGCCTCCGAACTGGCCGACGCGGCCGACACGTCCGTCCAGAACGTCCGCCACCACGTCTCGAAGCTCGTCGACGCCGGACTGGTCGAGGCCGCCGACACCCGCTACTCCGTCAAGGGGCGGGAGATGACCGTGTACGGCCCCGCGGACGACCGCGTCGTCGTGGCCGTCGGCGGCGAGTCCGAGCGCTCCTCGCTGCTCGACTCGCTTCGCGGGCTGTTGGGCGCGGTCGCCGTGCTCGCGGGGGCGAGCGTCCTCGTACAGTCGGTGTTCGGTCCGGCGGTCGCGACGCTCTCCGGGCCGGAGACGGTGCCGCGGATCGGCGACGCCGTCGGGGCGACCGGCGGCGAGACACTCGGGACGCTCTCGCCGGGCGTGGCGTTCCTCGCCGGCGGACTGCTCGTGCTCGCGACACTCGTGGCCGCCGATCGCGTTCGCGCGCGGTGA